A region of Fibrobacter succinogenes subsp. succinogenes S85 DNA encodes the following proteins:
- a CDS encoding FISUMP domain-containing protein, with product MRYNLYKLFSTIAVVSLTFVACSSDNDVAGGASGDAGVVAVTDREVAGVTQKGPFLVGSSVAIQELNGLTLVQTGRSFRSSIKNDLGDFSIKGVNLSSQYALLEVNGYYRNEVSGEKSKGMIALNALTDLKDRSHVNVNLMTHLTTDRILALVQKEGMSFAEAKKQAEREVMTSFGVLDDLGNGEDLNLFAGDGGAMLLAMSVLMQGDGSEADLSERVSHVATAIVNNGIWNGDEKTEIADWAFQIDAVIKKSKKGGSMLQLIRENVESWQVVDSVPPFEKYVNKFWAHEYGLGACDEKNLYEVKSNTNELSQYYRNEFVCNPDGRWSLVRMREIQSSLFEEIQDKADGEHYKVMKIGNKQWMAENLRRKSNAFNKGNDISYSTCYDEKQSNCDSYGLLYEWNAAAQLCPEGYKLPSISDVKALLHFYGGEGKESAQKLRAADGFGALYGGLYEEKLKDYIGGFYYTGIFEYLGLHEVANYWTESPAFLLRIDSLGARLDSVDRRLLGTPVRASVRCVKDEQTEAETGFIKERVCDPVDKNYCNDFPIYYTVINGKKWMTENRTNELQLVETNYEVCYDDEPWCSEDNRYDAKCSMISSKECLYSWEDAMKVCPEGWRLPTRSEWEALMGDSPYVNSQGENGIYTMYFTDNFSLHDISHWSDEYYVSYANSLGLSIKPAGYYEMGYEKVEFGAAFWTSSDSSSTDAYAFMLVDALAGTYIMKVADKRNYYSVRCIEK from the coding sequence ATGAGATATAACTTGTACAAATTATTTTCTACCATTGCTGTGGTATCTTTGACCTTTGTTGCGTGCTCTTCGGATAATGATGTCGCAGGCGGCGCTTCGGGCGATGCTGGCGTTGTTGCTGTCACGGATAGAGAAGTGGCGGGTGTTACGCAAAAGGGTCCGTTCTTGGTGGGTTCATCTGTCGCAATTCAGGAATTGAATGGATTGACTTTGGTACAGACCGGTAGAAGCTTTAGATCGAGTATTAAAAATGATTTAGGTGATTTCTCTATCAAGGGTGTAAATCTCTCTTCTCAATATGCTTTGCTTGAAGTCAATGGGTATTATCGCAATGAAGTTTCTGGCGAAAAATCAAAAGGGATGATAGCTCTGAATGCATTGACCGACTTGAAAGACCGTAGCCATGTGAACGTGAACTTGATGACTCATTTGACGACGGACCGCATTTTGGCTTTAGTTCAAAAAGAAGGAATGTCTTTTGCTGAAGCGAAAAAACAGGCCGAAAGAGAAGTGATGACTTCGTTTGGTGTCTTGGACGATTTGGGTAATGGTGAAGACCTCAATTTGTTTGCTGGCGATGGTGGCGCAATGTTGCTTGCCATGAGTGTGCTGATGCAGGGGGATGGCTCAGAAGCAGATCTTTCTGAACGAGTTTCGCATGTGGCAACGGCGATTGTAAATAATGGCATTTGGAATGGTGACGAAAAAACGGAAATAGCAGATTGGGCGTTTCAGATTGATGCTGTGATAAAGAAATCTAAAAAGGGTGGGAGTATGCTTCAGCTAATTCGCGAAAATGTAGAGTCGTGGCAAGTCGTGGATTCAGTTCCGCCTTTTGAAAAATACGTTAATAAATTTTGGGCTCATGAATATGGCCTTGGTGCATGTGATGAAAAAAATCTTTATGAAGTAAAAAGTAATACAAATGAATTGAGTCAATATTATAGAAATGAATTTGTATGTAACCCTGACGGCCGTTGGAGTTTGGTTCGCATGAGAGAAATTCAAAGTTCTCTTTTTGAAGAGATTCAAGATAAGGCTGATGGCGAACATTATAAAGTTATGAAAATAGGGAATAAACAATGGATGGCCGAAAATTTAAGACGAAAAAGTAATGCTTTTAATAAAGGGAATGATATATCGTATAGTACGTGCTATGACGAAAAACAATCTAATTGCGATTCTTATGGATTACTGTATGAATGGAATGCTGCTGCTCAATTATGCCCTGAAGGGTATAAATTGCCTAGTATTTCTGATGTTAAAGCTCTTTTGCATTTTTATGGAGGTGAGGGAAAGGAGTCTGCCCAAAAACTTCGTGCTGCTGATGGGTTCGGCGCTTTATATGGAGGTCTGTATGAAGAAAAGCTCAAAGATTACATTGGTGGATTTTATTATACTGGAATTTTCGAATATTTGGGTCTTCATGAAGTGGCTAATTATTGGACTGAATCGCCGGCTTTTTTGCTCCGAATAGATTCTCTTGGTGCAAGGCTTGACAGTGTAGATAGAAGACTTTTAGGAACGCCAGTGAGAGCGTCTGTTCGCTGTGTCAAGGATGAACAGACCGAAGCAGAAACGGGTTTTATAAAAGAACGTGTTTGTGACCCAGTTGATAAAAATTATTGTAACGATTTCCCGATCTATTATACTGTTATAAATGGAAAAAAATGGATGACAGAGAATAGAACGAATGAATTGCAATTGGTAGAAACGAATTACGAAGTGTGTTATGACGATGAGCCTTGGTGCTCTGAAGATAATAGGTATGATGCGAAATGTAGCATGATTTCTAGCAAGGAATGTTTATATTCATGGGAAGATGCTATGAAAGTGTGCCCTGAAGGATGGCGTTTGCCCACTCGTTCGGAATGGGAGGCCTTAATGGGCGACTCTCCTTATGTGAATTCTCAGGGAGAAAATGGAATATATACGATGTATTTTACAGATAATTTTTCATTACATGATATTAGTCATTGGTCTGATGAATATTACGTGTCGTATGCGAATTCTTTGGGACTTAGTATTAAACCTGCAGGATATTATGAAATGGGTTATGAAAAAGTTGAATTCGGTGCTGCTTTTTGGACTAGTTCGGATAGCTCGTCGACGGATGCTTATGCTTTTATGCTTGTAGATGCTCTTGCAGGAACCTATATCATGAAAGTTGCGGATAAACGAAATTATTACTCTGTTCGTTGCATTGAAAAATAG
- a CDS encoding FISUMP domain-containing protein, protein MKKQIFAFALALGCFLSGCTSENAFGIENSDEKISSENIVGYSQKGPILAGSSVFIQELDSVNFLQTGKSFRGKVISDNGEFVVENVNLNSPYVLLEVNGYFRNEITGKNSNGAIFMNALADVSEQSHVNINLLTHLEYERVQVLLEQKKMSIAEAKRVADREILASFFDETDYGKVEQLDIFGNGKGDAALLAINVLLLGEGKEADFMEHFAKLGNDLAQDGVWNDSALRTQIADRACEMDLDGNLPVIRKNIENWKIAERVAPFEPYVTSFWKKSYGLGECRESNMGETKKNSNTSSIYYGLNFTCDKSERWVANLDVVRAGCDSCGFMIDPRDGHKYRTIKIAGANWMAENLAYNGYGEGSFYHDDESYGLWYEVGVAMLGNQVVPDSSGSKWTYYIMSEITPVVYYLHTGCPEGWKLPTREDYYQLMNATASNNYELLLSPKGWNLKLGYDFDPVAYFTSTFDPETPYGQRPTYYYARMYASGSEIAPEIVMGRGMAGGGFIRCVEEGLTQEKSVLPASEVVADSFVDERDGKTYKTIKFGNQEWMAQNVEYPVGDSTVGDGERRCEAIWEATPSMFYPDPCDIGWRYDWYEVQEACPEGWKIPSVDDAKKMLEYVGGASGNAALFTLGLEGSQDIYGFSALPTQYEQVTCAKMINGCTYKPVGAKFWISDSTGRVRNVLAFDKLDVGIKPAVSTDYLPVRCVKDAE, encoded by the coding sequence ATGAAAAAACAAATATTTGCATTTGCTTTAGCTTTAGGTTGCTTTCTTTCAGGATGTACCTCGGAGAATGCTTTCGGTATTGAAAATTCTGATGAGAAAATCTCTTCTGAGAATATCGTGGGCTATTCACAGAAAGGGCCAATTTTGGCTGGCTCATCTGTGTTTATTCAGGAATTGGATAGCGTAAATTTTTTGCAGACTGGAAAAAGTTTTAGGGGCAAGGTAATAAGCGATAATGGAGAATTTGTTGTCGAAAATGTGAACTTGAATTCTCCGTATGTTTTGTTGGAAGTGAATGGCTATTTCCGTAATGAGATTACTGGAAAAAATTCTAATGGTGCCATATTCATGAATGCACTTGCAGATGTTAGCGAACAAAGTCATGTAAATATCAATTTGTTGACGCATCTTGAGTATGAGCGAGTTCAGGTATTGTTGGAACAAAAGAAAATGTCCATTGCTGAGGCTAAACGTGTGGCGGATCGAGAAATTCTAGCATCTTTTTTTGATGAAACTGATTACGGAAAAGTTGAACAATTGGATATTTTTGGCAATGGTAAAGGGGATGCCGCTCTTTTGGCGATTAATGTACTGTTGCTCGGAGAAGGGAAAGAAGCTGATTTTATGGAACATTTTGCGAAACTTGGGAATGACCTTGCGCAAGATGGTGTGTGGAACGACTCCGCGCTTAGAACTCAAATAGCTGATAGGGCGTGCGAAATGGACCTTGATGGAAATCTTCCTGTTATTCGCAAAAATATTGAAAATTGGAAAATTGCAGAAAGGGTTGCGCCGTTTGAGCCTTATGTTACATCTTTTTGGAAAAAATCATATGGACTTGGTGAGTGCCGTGAATCTAATATGGGAGAAACCAAGAAAAATTCTAATACCTCCAGTATTTATTACGGGTTAAATTTTACCTGTGATAAATCGGAACGTTGGGTTGCAAATTTAGATGTGGTTCGTGCTGGGTGCGATTCTTGTGGGTTTATGATTGATCCACGAGATGGACACAAGTATCGTACAATAAAAATTGCGGGTGCAAATTGGATGGCCGAGAATTTGGCGTATAACGGCTATGGTGAAGGTTCGTTTTACCATGATGACGAGTCGTATGGACTTTGGTATGAAGTGGGTGTGGCTATGCTTGGAAATCAAGTCGTGCCTGATTCTAGTGGCAGTAAATGGACTTATTACATAATGTCCGAAATCACTCCAGTTGTGTATTATTTGCATACTGGTTGTCCTGAGGGGTGGAAATTGCCTACTCGTGAAGATTATTATCAATTGATGAATGCGACTGCATCGAATAACTATGAATTGCTGCTGTCTCCAAAAGGGTGGAATTTAAAACTTGGTTATGATTTTGATCCGGTTGCATATTTCACTTCGACATTTGATCCTGAGACTCCTTATGGTCAACGACCTACATATTATTATGCTAGAATGTATGCCTCTGGAAGTGAAATCGCTCCTGAAATAGTTATGGGACGTGGCATGGCCGGCGGCGGATTTATTCGCTGTGTGGAAGAAGGCTTAACGCAAGAAAAATCTGTGTTGCCGGCAAGCGAAGTGGTTGCAGATTCTTTTGTGGATGAGCGCGATGGAAAAACGTATAAAACGATCAAGTTTGGCAATCAGGAATGGATGGCTCAAAATGTGGAGTATCCGGTAGGAGATTCTACTGTTGGGGATGGGGAACGACGTTGTGAGGCGATCTGGGAAGCGACTCCAAGCATGTTTTATCCAGATCCCTGCGATATTGGATGGCGATATGATTGGTATGAAGTTCAGGAAGCGTGTCCAGAAGGATGGAAAATTCCTAGTGTAGATGATGCGAAAAAAATGCTAGAGTATGTTGGTGGCGCTTCTGGAAATGCTGCGTTGTTTACGTTAGGGCTTGAGGGTAGTCAAGATATATATGGTTTTTCCGCTTTACCGACGCAATATGAGCAAGTGACTTGCGCGAAGATGATTAATGGTTGTACCTATAAGCCTGTTGGAGCGAAATTCTGGATATCAGATTCTACTGGACGTGTGCGGAATGTATTGGCTTTTGACAAGTTAGATGTTGGGATTAAACCCGCTGTTTCAACTGATTATTTGCCTGTGCGCTGTGTGAAAGACGCTGAATAA
- a CDS encoding fibrobacter succinogenes major paralogous domain-containing protein — protein sequence MRNVCDFFKNGFVASAFVAISFLAGCSNDDVAGGASGDSGVYAIKNLDVAGVTQKGPFVTGSAVAVHGIDCKTMKISDEHFEGAVKSDKGDFIVEDVSLKSTCAVFEVTGKYRSEISGKETDSKLTLRALTDLENRENVNVNILTNLEYERVVYLVTKKGMLFAGAKKQAEKEVLAAFDIVGSFEAFENLNIFESGDGNAALLAVSVMMQGGADVDALVNRMDKFDDSFAEKGVWSDSSTKTAITEWVTAAAADGTLDSIRKNVESWGMTAEVPTFEKFVETFGADSSIAAQNTMTDPRDGKTYRTVKIGDQVWMAENLNYETEKSYCYNDSVEYCAMYGRFYEWNAAMRACPEGWHLPLLEEFKTLVDALGDSAMAGSKLKSTSGWLNDLNGTDDYGFTVLPIGGRSASGKYINKEWLADFWSSTESAVEFAYVMHVGANFNTAPLDMDEGKYNAFSVRCLQGENDSLRSYIFVEDSAVAVCKTESTDDCEYGKLTDERNGQEYKTVKIGKQVWMAENLNYETDESYCYNDSAEYCTKYGRLYTWSAALNACPTGWHLPSQNEGMTLYYSVGGRDTAAKMLKSVNGWNDDGAGTDSFGFSALPVGDRDEFNDYENEGRFAGFWTSTEVNERYAAHIHLFYMDDDAALSTTFNKRYAYAVRCVKD from the coding sequence ATGAGAAACGTGTGCGATTTTTTCAAGAACGGATTTGTGGCTTCGGCTTTTGTGGCGATATCGTTTTTGGCGGGGTGTTCGAACGATGACGTTGCTGGCGGCGCTTCGGGTGATTCGGGAGTTTACGCCATCAAGAATTTGGATGTAGCAGGTGTTACGCAGAAGGGCCCGTTTGTAACGGGTTCTGCCGTGGCCGTGCATGGAATCGATTGCAAAACTATGAAAATCTCGGACGAGCATTTTGAAGGTGCGGTCAAGAGCGACAAGGGCGACTTTATCGTGGAAGATGTTTCGCTCAAGTCAACATGCGCCGTATTTGAAGTGACGGGCAAGTACCGTAGCGAAATTTCTGGAAAGGAAACGGATAGCAAGTTGACTCTCCGTGCATTGACCGATCTTGAAAATCGCGAGAACGTGAATGTCAACATTCTCACAAATCTGGAGTATGAGCGTGTCGTGTACCTTGTGACTAAAAAGGGAATGTTGTTTGCAGGGGCGAAAAAACAGGCTGAAAAAGAGGTGCTTGCCGCGTTTGATATTGTGGGCAGTTTTGAAGCGTTTGAGAACCTGAACATTTTTGAATCTGGTGATGGTAACGCTGCTTTGCTTGCCGTGAGCGTGATGATGCAGGGCGGTGCCGATGTTGATGCTCTCGTGAATCGCATGGACAAATTCGATGATTCGTTTGCTGAAAAAGGCGTGTGGAGTGATTCCAGTACGAAGACTGCGATTACGGAATGGGTTACTGCTGCTGCGGCTGACGGAACGTTGGATTCAATCCGCAAAAATGTAGAAAGCTGGGGGATGACTGCCGAAGTGCCTACATTTGAAAAGTTCGTGGAAACGTTTGGAGCCGATTCGTCGATTGCTGCACAAAATACAATGACGGATCCTCGTGATGGAAAAACATATAGGACTGTTAAGATTGGTGATCAAGTATGGATGGCGGAAAACTTGAACTATGAAACCGAAAAAAGTTACTGCTATAATGATTCCGTGGAATATTGCGCAATGTATGGTCGTTTTTACGAGTGGAATGCGGCGATGAGAGCTTGTCCTGAAGGTTGGCATTTGCCGCTTTTGGAAGAATTTAAAACTTTAGTGGATGCATTAGGAGATTCTGCGATGGCAGGAAGTAAGCTCAAGTCCACGAGTGGCTGGTTGAACGATCTCAATGGTACAGATGATTACGGTTTTACGGTGCTTCCCATTGGTGGTAGGTCTGCAAGTGGAAAATACATAAACAAAGAATGGCTTGCGGATTTTTGGAGTTCTACAGAGAGTGCTGTCGAATTTGCGTACGTGATGCATGTGGGCGCTAACTTCAATACAGCACCATTGGATATGGACGAAGGAAAGTACAATGCGTTTTCTGTCCGTTGTCTTCAGGGTGAAAATGATTCGTTGAGATCTTATATTTTTGTGGAAGATTCGGCTGTGGCTGTTTGCAAGACGGAAAGTACAGATGATTGCGAATACGGAAAGTTGACGGATGAGCGTAATGGTCAAGAATACAAGACCGTGAAAATTGGAAAACAAGTGTGGATGGCGGAGAACTTGAACTATGAAACGGATGAAAGCTATTGCTATAATGATTCCGCCGAATACTGTACAAAGTATGGTCGCCTTTATACGTGGTCTGCGGCGTTGAATGCGTGCCCTACTGGCTGGCATCTGCCTTCGCAAAACGAGGGTATGACTTTGTACTATTCAGTAGGAGGTAGAGATACTGCTGCAAAAATGCTCAAATCTGTCAATGGTTGGAATGATGATGGCGCCGGTACGGATAGTTTTGGCTTCTCTGCCCTTCCGGTTGGTGATAGAGATGAGTTTAATGATTATGAAAATGAAGGTCGTTTTGCAGGTTTTTGGACTTCGACAGAAGTGAATGAAAGATACGCTGCTCATATACATTTGTTTTATATGGATGACGATGCTGCTTTGAGTACGACTTTTAATAAAAGATATGCTTATGCAGTCCGTTGCGTCAAGGACTAA
- a CDS encoding AAA family ATPase, with the protein MENPFSLEPYTTKENFCDREQELKDIISFLTNGSNVTLISPRRYGKTGLIFRTFEDLKEKHYTCIYADIFSAQSLDDFIKILSEAIVSSIANESLIKKFFIALKNVRPLLSYDSMSGNPQVTFTFQLDEQRKLTLKSIFDFLEKQEKQIILAIDEFQQIREFKEKNTEALLRTYIQQMHHVKFIFCGSKKHLMADMFTNAKKPFYESSRTIHIDRIDSEKYKEFITHLFQRAKKNIDKDAVDFILDWTKRHTYYTQFVCNRVFAESSKNISLEDVKRTISSILRFEIPNFIERRNLITDKQWKYLIAVAKEGSVKQPTASAFLMKYGIGSSATAKKILSTLVEKELLLEQSDLNGKTYSVYNVFMSRWMETL; encoded by the coding sequence ATGGAAAACCCGTTCTCTCTAGAGCCTTACACAACAAAAGAGAATTTCTGCGATCGAGAACAAGAACTCAAGGACATTATCTCCTTTTTAACCAATGGTTCAAACGTCACATTAATTTCTCCAAGACGCTACGGCAAGACGGGTCTCATTTTCAGAACATTCGAGGACCTCAAGGAAAAACATTACACTTGCATTTACGCCGACATTTTTTCGGCGCAAAGTCTAGACGATTTTATCAAAATCTTGTCTGAAGCCATCGTCAGCTCCATAGCAAACGAGTCACTGATAAAAAAATTCTTCATTGCGCTCAAGAACGTTCGACCGCTTCTTAGTTATGACTCCATGTCAGGCAACCCTCAAGTTACATTCACCTTCCAGCTGGACGAACAAAGAAAATTGACGTTAAAATCAATTTTCGACTTTCTCGAAAAACAAGAAAAACAAATTATCCTCGCCATCGACGAATTTCAACAAATCAGAGAATTCAAAGAAAAAAATACCGAAGCCTTACTACGAACATACATTCAGCAAATGCATCATGTAAAATTCATTTTCTGCGGTAGCAAAAAGCACTTGATGGCAGACATGTTTACCAACGCAAAGAAGCCCTTTTACGAAAGCTCCAGAACAATTCACATCGACCGTATCGATTCTGAGAAGTATAAGGAGTTTATTACACATCTATTTCAAAGAGCAAAAAAAAACATTGACAAAGATGCAGTTGATTTTATATTAGATTGGACAAAACGTCATACCTATTACACTCAATTTGTATGCAATAGAGTATTTGCAGAATCTTCAAAAAATATATCACTAGAAGATGTCAAAAGAACTATATCCAGCATTTTACGATTTGAAATCCCAAACTTCATTGAACGCCGCAACCTGATTACCGACAAACAGTGGAAATACCTTATCGCCGTTGCCAAGGAAGGCTCCGTAAAGCAACCAACAGCAAGCGCCTTCTTGATGAAATATGGCATAGGAAGCAGCGCCACCGCTAAAAAAATTCTTTCAACCCTTGTCGAAAAAGAACTACTGCTAGAACAAAGCGATTTAAACGGAAAAACCTACAGCGTCTATAACGTATTCATGTCCCGCTGGATGGAGACACTTTAA
- a CDS encoding TIGR02147 family protein, with the protein MSIFVHMKEIVEYTDYRKFIQDYYDERKRSSAFTWREFARDAGFSSAVYLKYVCEGKKNLSVGSAGSVAAAMGLAGFEQTYFVLMVSYAHAKDDKARRAAFEERCALAHAHKVRVLGNEEFDYFKSWKNPVLREIAPHMPGAKPLEMARKCKPQISAAEVSETLDFLVRAKLLKKDKSGNYEQTDKSLSMGSVDAVPVAARDMQREMGEFAVKALDLPLSERDMSGLTMGLTRRAYEKIRKEIADFRRRIVAIASEDDETEQVYRLNLQLFPLSERLDDCDDKNKGVGKK; encoded by the coding sequence ATGTCTATATTTGTACACATGAAGGAGATTGTAGAATACACAGACTACCGCAAGTTCATCCAGGATTACTACGATGAACGCAAGCGCAGCTCGGCTTTTACGTGGCGCGAGTTTGCCCGTGATGCGGGATTTTCGTCGGCTGTGTATTTGAAGTACGTTTGCGAGGGCAAAAAGAATCTGAGTGTAGGGTCGGCGGGATCCGTTGCTGCGGCGATGGGGCTTGCCGGGTTCGAACAGACGTACTTTGTCTTGATGGTTTCGTATGCGCATGCGAAAGATGACAAGGCGAGACGTGCCGCGTTCGAAGAACGCTGTGCGCTCGCGCATGCCCACAAGGTACGTGTGCTCGGGAACGAGGAATTCGATTATTTCAAGTCGTGGAAGAATCCGGTATTGCGCGAGATTGCTCCGCACATGCCTGGTGCCAAGCCTCTTGAAATGGCTCGTAAGTGCAAGCCGCAGATTTCTGCGGCGGAGGTCTCCGAGACGCTTGACTTTTTGGTGCGCGCGAAGCTCTTGAAGAAGGACAAGAGCGGAAACTACGAACAGACGGACAAGTCGTTATCGATGGGGTCGGTCGATGCAGTGCCTGTGGCGGCTCGCGATATGCAACGTGAAATGGGGGAATTTGCGGTGAAGGCTTTGGACTTGCCGCTTTCGGAACGTGACATGTCGGGGCTTACCATGGGGCTCACGCGCCGTGCTTACGAAAAAATCAGGAAAGAAATCGCGGATTTTCGCCGCCGCATTGTGGCGATTGCGAGTGAGGATGACGAGACGGAACAGGTGTACCGCCTGAATTTGCAGTTGTTCCCGCTGAGCGAACGTCTTGACGATTGCGATGATAAAAATAAAGGTGTTGGGAAAAAGTAA
- a CDS encoding fibrobacter succinogenes major paralogous domain-containing protein yields the protein MINWRRMLNVRATIVLALAVLLTSCSDDKVAGGTTEDAGLAIKNLDVAGLAQKGPFVKGSVVTVQGVDCKTMDFTDEVFEGSVINNDGEYVVENVNLSVACALLEVTGYYLNENTGKKSTGEISLHTLTDLGDRKNVNINVFTELEYKRVMILNTEKKVSFADAKKQAEKEVLAAFDVKAENGDFSLFEDLDVFEKGKENVALHDVSVMLQADLDATELAERLENIAADIAKDGKWDDRDSVIPSSSGNLPSSSSSSVIASEAKQSSNSIKDSYLNPNIAYGEMTDSRDGQVYKIVKIGEQVWMAQNLNYEAATSYCYNDGAEYCEKYGRLYTWAASVDKSEKECGLGNECNLASGNIRGICPDGWYLPSGADFETLIKAVGGEKGAGAKLKSLSGWRDDGGVSGNGTDTFGFSALPVGVGMQGFYGEGYGAQFWGSTECGSASAADKGYSCASIMSLDYDDVDVSLRSYAAKDFKFSVRCIKEDGEFVPVSSNSSVIPASSGNLPSSSSVTLATPCKTETEDNCEYGTLADSRDGQTYKTVKIGDQVWMAENLNYENGNSMCYSDDSTKCGKSGRIYTWDAAKEVCPSGWHLPDTTEWVALFSAVGTRGMAGRNLKSTTGWADNGNGVDAYGFSVLPIAFWDDPDFIARDEYALFWSSTEVDADKAELQHFYMSYDSVIHGSFSKKMAVSIRCLKD from the coding sequence ATGATTAATTGGCGCAGGATGCTGAATGTTCGCGCGACCATTGTGCTCGCTCTTGCTGTGCTGTTGACGTCGTGTTCCGACGACAAGGTGGCGGGCGGTACTACGGAAGATGCGGGGCTTGCCATCAAGAATTTGGACGTGGCAGGGCTTGCGCAAAAGGGGCCGTTTGTCAAAGGCTCTGTCGTGACTGTGCAGGGCGTGGATTGCAAGACGATGGATTTCACGGACGAAGTTTTCGAAGGCTCCGTGATAAACAATGATGGTGAATATGTTGTTGAAAATGTGAATTTGTCTGTTGCTTGTGCTTTGCTTGAAGTGACGGGCTATTACCTCAATGAAAATACCGGTAAAAAATCAACGGGTGAAATCTCGCTCCATACGCTGACGGATTTGGGCGACCGCAAGAATGTGAACATCAACGTGTTTACGGAACTGGAATACAAGCGCGTGATGATCCTCAACACTGAAAAGAAGGTGTCTTTTGCGGATGCTAAAAAACAGGCTGAAAAAGAAGTGCTTGCTGCGTTTGATGTGAAAGCGGAAAATGGCGATTTCTCCTTGTTCGAAGACTTGGACGTCTTTGAAAAGGGTAAAGAGAATGTTGCGCTCCATGATGTGAGCGTGATGTTGCAGGCGGATTTGGACGCTACGGAACTCGCAGAACGCTTGGAAAACATTGCCGCCGACATTGCGAAAGATGGCAAATGGGATGATCGCGATTCTGTCATTCCCTCCTCGAGCGGGAATCTCCCCTCGTCCAGCAGCTCCTCCGTCATCGCTAGCGAAGCGAAGCAATCTAGTAACAGTATAAAAGACTCTTACCTGAATCCAAACATTGCTTATGGCGAAATGACCGACTCCCGTGACGGACAAGTTTACAAGATCGTAAAGATTGGGGAGCAAGTTTGGATGGCGCAAAATTTGAACTATGAAGCGGCGACCAGTTATTGCTACAATGATGGTGCGGAATATTGCGAAAAGTATGGCCGGTTGTACACCTGGGCCGCGTCAGTGGACAAGTCGGAGAAAGAGTGCGGACTCGGAAACGAATGCAATCTGGCGTCTGGGAATATTCGTGGTATTTGTCCCGATGGCTGGTATTTGCCCAGCGGAGCTGATTTTGAGACTTTAATCAAGGCTGTGGGTGGCGAAAAAGGTGCCGGCGCTAAACTGAAGTCTTTGAGTGGCTGGCGTGACGATGGTGGTGTAAGTGGCAACGGCACTGACACATTCGGATTCTCGGCACTGCCTGTTGGCGTCGGTATGCAGGGCTTCTACGGTGAGGGGTACGGTGCGCAATTCTGGGGCTCTACGGAATGCGGTAGCGCGAGTGCTGCTGATAAAGGTTACAGCTGTGCGTCTATAATGAGCTTGGACTATGACGATGTCGACGTGAGCTTGAGGAGCTACGCTGCTAAGGACTTCAAGTTCTCTGTCCGCTGCATCAAGGAAGATGGTGAATTTGTTCCGGTGTCCAGCAACTCCTCTGTCATTCCCGCCTCGAGCGGGAATCTCCCCTCATCTAGTTCAGTTACCTTAGCAACGCCGTGCAAGACTGAAACAGAAGACAATTGTGAATATGGAACTTTGGCTGATTCCCGTGACGGACAAACCTACAAGACGGTGAAAATCGGTGATCAGGTTTGGATGGCGGAAAACTTGAACTATGAAAATGGAAATAGTATGTGCTACAGTGATGATAGTACTAAATGCGGTAAGTCTGGTCGTATTTACACTTGGGATGCTGCAAAAGAGGTTTGTCCGAGTGGATGGCATTTGCCTGATACAACGGAATGGGTTGCTTTATTCTCTGCGGTGGGAACTCGGGGAATGGCTGGTCGGAATCTCAAGTCGACCACTGGATGGGCTGATAATGGAAATGGCGTTGATGCATATGGTTTTTCTGTATTGCCTATTGCTTTTTGGGATGATCCAGATTTCATTGCTAGGGATGAGTATGCGTTGTTCTGGAGCTCTACAGAAGTGGACGCCGATAAAGCTGAATTGCAACATTTTTACATGAGTTATGATTCGGTAATCCACGGTTCTTTTTCTAAGAAAATGGCCGTCTCTATCCGTTGTCTCAAAGATTAG